In a single window of the Streptomyces sp. HUAS ZL42 genome:
- a CDS encoding DUF3107 domain-containing protein, giving the protein MEVKIGVQHAPREIVLESGQSAEEVERIVAEALAGKSQLLTLVDEHGRKVLVPAERLAYVELGEPAPRKVGFGAL; this is encoded by the coding sequence GTGGAGGTCAAGATCGGCGTGCAGCACGCGCCCCGCGAGATCGTTCTGGAGAGCGGTCAGAGTGCCGAGGAGGTCGAGCGGATCGTGGCCGAGGCACTGGCCGGGAAGTCGCAGCTGCTGACCCTCGTGGACGAGCACGGCCGCAAGGTCCTCGTCCCGGCCGAACGCCTCGCCTACGTCGAGCTCGGCGAGCCGGCCCCGCGCAAGGTGGGTTTCGGGGCGCTGTAG
- a CDS encoding MarC family protein encodes MFDLAVFGSLFLTLFVIMDPPGITPIFLALTAGRPGKVQRRMAFQAVCVAGGVIAVFGLLGHQILDYLHVSVPALMIAGGLLLLLIALDLLTGKTDEPKQTKDVNVALVPLGMPLLAGPGAIVSVILAVQKADSVATQVSVWVAILAIHVVLWVVMRYSLLIIRVIKDGGVVLVTRLAGMMLSAIAVQQIINGVAQVIQGS; translated from the coding sequence ATGTTCGACCTCGCCGTGTTCGGCTCCCTCTTCCTCACCCTCTTCGTCATCATGGATCCCCCCGGAATCACCCCGATCTTCCTCGCGCTGACCGCCGGACGTCCCGGCAAGGTGCAGCGGCGGATGGCGTTCCAGGCCGTCTGCGTGGCCGGCGGTGTCATCGCCGTGTTCGGGCTGCTGGGGCATCAGATCCTCGACTACTTGCACGTGTCGGTGCCCGCGCTGATGATCGCGGGCGGGCTGCTGCTCCTGCTGATCGCCCTGGACCTGCTCACCGGCAAGACGGACGAGCCGAAGCAGACCAAGGACGTCAACGTCGCCCTGGTACCGCTCGGGATGCCGCTGCTGGCCGGGCCGGGCGCGATCGTCTCGGTCATCCTCGCCGTGCAGAAGGCCGACAGTGTCGCCACGCAGGTGTCGGTGTGGGTGGCGATCCTTGCCATCCATGTCGTGCTGTGGGTGGTCATGCGGTACTCGCTGCTGATCATCCGGGTCATCAAGGACGGCGGCGTGGTCCTGGTGACCCGGCTCGCGGGCATGATGCTCTCCGCGATCGCCGTGCAGCAGATCATCAACGGGGTCGCCCAGGTGATCCAGGGCTCCTGA
- a CDS encoding DEAD/DEAH box helicase: MTLPVALSGTDVIGQAKTGTGKTLGFGLPLLERVTVPADVEAGRAQPEALTEAPQALVVVPTRELCTQVTNDLLTAGKVRNVRVTAIYGGRAYEPQVEALKKGVDVVVGTPGRLLDLAGQRKLNLQHVKCLVLDEADEMLDLGFLPDVEKIINLLPARRQTMLFSATMPGAVIGLARRYMSQPTHIRATAPDDEGVTVANISQHVYRAHNMDKPEMVARILQADGRGLAMVFCRTKRTAADLADQLKQRGFAAGAVHGDLGQGAREQALRAFRNGKVDVLVCTDVAARGIDVEGVTHVINYQSPEEEKTYLHRIGRTGRAGNSGTAITLVDWDDIPRWQLINKALELNFNDPPETYSTSPHLFEELSIPEGTKGVLPRSERTRAGLDAEELEDLGEPGGRGARGRGGRGGRDESRSAERERPSRTPRRRRRTRSGAPMDETSAPAGTPAAEESSAAEEVTASRTPRRRRRTRGGAPAEQATAAVATSAVEPVTAEAAEAAVATAEGTVPEAADTPSKPRRRRTRKTADPAATASVTEAVETPETAEAVQPEAPAAAPRRRTRKATAAAETAVDTAEGAEVKPRRTRKTAAAAAETAVDTAEATATKPRRTRKTAAAAEAAAETTEAGAEPTESAPRRRTRKATAAAETAVDTAEATEAKPRRTRKAAAAAETADIPAQAIQEPEAKPRRIRKTAAAAETAVDTAEGAEVKPRRTRKTAAAAAETAVDTAEAKPRRTRKATATAEAPEVTEAKPRRTRKAAAAAEVAVDTAEAAAAKPRRSTRKAVEATETAGIPAQAVPEPEAKPRRTRKTAASAAEAADAAEAKPKARRTRKATAAAEPAEG; the protein is encoded by the coding sequence ATGACCCTCCCCGTCGCCCTCTCCGGCACGGACGTCATCGGCCAGGCCAAGACCGGCACCGGAAAGACGCTCGGCTTCGGCCTTCCGCTCCTCGAGCGCGTCACCGTCCCCGCCGACGTCGAGGCGGGCCGCGCCCAGCCCGAGGCCCTCACGGAGGCCCCGCAGGCGCTCGTCGTCGTCCCCACGCGCGAGCTGTGCACACAGGTCACCAACGACCTGCTGACCGCGGGCAAGGTGCGCAACGTGCGCGTCACCGCCATCTACGGCGGCCGGGCCTACGAGCCCCAGGTCGAGGCCCTGAAGAAGGGCGTCGACGTGGTCGTCGGCACCCCGGGCCGCCTCCTCGACCTCGCCGGCCAGCGGAAGCTCAACCTGCAGCACGTGAAGTGCCTGGTCCTCGACGAGGCCGACGAGATGCTCGACCTGGGCTTCCTGCCCGATGTCGAGAAGATCATCAACCTGCTGCCGGCCCGCCGCCAGACGATGCTGTTCTCGGCGACCATGCCGGGCGCGGTCATCGGTCTCGCGCGCCGCTACATGTCGCAGCCCACGCACATCCGCGCCACCGCGCCGGACGACGAGGGCGTGACGGTCGCGAACATCTCGCAGCACGTGTACCGCGCGCACAACATGGACAAGCCCGAGATGGTCGCGCGCATACTGCAGGCCGACGGCCGGGGACTGGCCATGGTCTTCTGCCGTACGAAGCGCACCGCGGCCGACCTCGCCGACCAGCTCAAGCAGCGCGGCTTCGCCGCCGGCGCGGTCCACGGCGACCTCGGCCAGGGCGCCCGCGAGCAGGCGCTGCGCGCGTTCCGCAACGGCAAGGTGGACGTGCTCGTCTGCACCGACGTCGCCGCCCGCGGCATCGACGTCGAGGGCGTGACGCACGTCATCAACTACCAGTCTCCGGAAGAGGAGAAGACGTACCTGCACCGCATCGGCCGTACGGGCCGCGCGGGCAATTCGGGTACGGCGATCACGCTCGTCGACTGGGACGACATCCCTCGCTGGCAGCTGATCAACAAGGCGCTGGAGCTGAACTTCAACGACCCGCCGGAGACGTACTCCACGTCCCCGCACCTCTTCGAGGAGCTCAGCATCCCCGAGGGCACGAAGGGCGTACTGCCGCGCTCCGAGCGCACGCGCGCCGGGCTCGACGCGGAGGAGCTGGAGGACCTGGGCGAGCCGGGCGGCCGCGGTGCGCGCGGTCGTGGTGGCCGGGGCGGCCGGGACGAGTCCCGCTCCGCCGAGCGCGAGCGCCCGTCCCGTACGCCGCGTCGTCGCCGTCGTACGCGGAGCGGGGCTCCGATGGACGAGACGTCGGCGCCGGCCGGTACACCGGCAGCGGAGGAGTCCTCCGCGGCGGAGGAGGTCACCGCTTCCCGCACCCCGCGCCGCCGTCGCCGTACGCGCGGCGGGGCCCCGGCGGAGCAGGCGACCGCGGCCGTCGCGACGTCGGCCGTCGAGCCCGTGACCGCCGAAGCCGCGGAAGCCGCCGTGGCGACGGCCGAGGGCACGGTTCCCGAGGCCGCCGACACCCCGTCGAAGCCGCGTCGCCGCCGCACCCGCAAGACCGCGGACCCGGCCGCGACGGCTTCGGTGACGGAGGCCGTCGAGACGCCGGAGACTGCTGAGGCCGTCCAGCCCGAGGCTCCCGCGGCGGCACCGCGCCGCCGCACCCGCAAGGCAACGGCTGCCGCGGAGACCGCGGTCGACACGGCCGAGGGCGCGGAAGTGAAGCCCCGCCGCACCCGGAAGACGGCAGCCGCAGCAGCGGAAACCGCCGTCGACACCGCCGAGGCCACGGCGACCAAGCCGCGCCGCACGCGGAAGACCGCCGCTGCGGCCGAAGCCGCCGCGGAAACCACCGAGGCCGGCGCGGAGCCGACGGAGTCCGCGCCGCGCCGCCGTACGCGCAAGGCGACGGCTGCCGCCGAGACCGCGGTCGACACGGCCGAGGCCACCGAGGCCAAGCCCCGGCGCACCCGCAAGGCGGCAGCGGCCGCCGAGACCGCCGACATCCCGGCGCAGGCCATACAGGAGCCCGAGGCGAAGCCCCGGCGCATCCGCAAGACGGCAGCGGCCGCCGAGACCGCGGTCGACACGGCCGAGGGCGCGGAAGTGAAGCCCCGCCGCACCCGGAAGACGGCAGCCGCAGCAGCGGAAACCGCCGTCGACACGGCCGAGGCCAAGCCGCGTCGTACGCGCAAGGCCACCGCCACGGCGGAGGCACCGGAGGTCACCGAGGCGAAGCCCCGGCGCACCCGGAAGGCCGCCGCGGCGGCCGAGGTCGCCGTCGACACCGCCGAGGCCGCGGCGGCCAAGCCCCGCCGCAGCACCCGCAAGGCCGTCGAGGCGACCGAGACCGCCGGCATCCCGGCGCAGGCCGTGCCGGAGCCCGAGGCCAAGCCGCGGCGCACCCGCAAGACGGCAGCCTCGGCAGCGGAAGCCGCCGACGCGGCCGAGGCGAAGCCGAAGGCGCGCCGTACGCGCAAGGCGACGGCCGCCGCGGAACCCGCGGAGGGCTGA
- a CDS encoding PHP domain-containing protein encodes MRIDLHCHSTASDGTDTPAELVRKAAAAGLDVVALTDHDTTRGHAEAIAALPEGLTLVTGAELSCRVEGISMHMLAYLFDPEEPALLAERELVRDDRVPRARGMIAKLNELGVPVTWEQVSRIAGDGSVGRPHVATALVELGVVPTVSDAFTKQWLADGGRAFVEKHETDPFEAIRLVKGAGGVAVFAHPGASKRGRTVPESAIAEMAAAGLDGIEVDHMDHDPDTRVRLRGLAADLGLLVTGSSDYHGSRKTVSLGEYTTDPEVYGEITRRAFGAFPVPGAGGA; translated from the coding sequence GTGCGCATCGATCTGCACTGCCACTCCACGGCTTCCGACGGTACGGACACCCCGGCTGAGCTGGTGCGCAAAGCAGCGGCGGCCGGTCTGGACGTCGTCGCGCTGACCGACCACGACACCACCCGCGGACACGCCGAGGCGATCGCCGCGCTGCCGGAGGGGCTCACGCTCGTCACCGGCGCCGAGCTGTCCTGCCGCGTCGAGGGCATCAGCATGCACATGCTGGCCTACCTCTTCGACCCGGAGGAGCCCGCGCTGCTCGCCGAGCGCGAGCTGGTGCGCGACGACCGGGTGCCGCGGGCCCGGGGCATGATCGCCAAGCTCAACGAGCTGGGTGTTCCGGTGACCTGGGAGCAGGTCTCCCGGATCGCCGGCGACGGCTCCGTGGGCCGTCCGCACGTCGCCACCGCGCTGGTCGAGCTCGGAGTCGTCCCGACCGTGAGCGACGCGTTCACGAAGCAGTGGCTGGCCGACGGGGGCCGGGCCTTCGTGGAGAAGCACGAGACCGACCCCTTCGAAGCGATCCGCCTGGTCAAGGGCGCGGGCGGTGTCGCCGTCTTCGCCCACCCGGGCGCGAGCAAGCGCGGCCGTACGGTGCCGGAGTCCGCGATCGCCGAGATGGCGGCCGCCGGCCTCGACGGCATCGAGGTCGACCACATGGACCACGACCCGGACACCCGGGTGCGGTTGCGTGGGCTCGCCGCCGATCTGGGGCTCCTCGTCACGGGTTCCTCGGACTACCACGGCAGCCGCAAGACCGTCTCGCTCGGCGAGTACACGACGGATCCCGAGGTCTACGGGGAGATCACACGGCGGGCCTTCGGGGCGTTTCCGGTGCCGGGGGCCGGCGGGGCCTGA
- a CDS encoding CBS domain-containing protein produces the protein MAAGAPRIFVSHLAAVAVFDPNGDQVGRVRDLVVMLRVGRRPPRILGLVVELSTRRRIFLPMTRVTSIESGQVITTGVLNVRRFEQRPTERLVFGELLDRRVILVETGEEVTVLDVSVQQLPARRDWEIDRVFVRKGKKGGAFRRSKGETLTVEWSAVTGFSLEEHGQGAESLLATFEQLRPADLANVLHHLSAKRRAEVAAALDDERLADVLEELPEDDQIEILGKLQEERAADVLEAMDPDDAADLLSELPEADKERLLSLMQPADAADMRRLMSYEEHTAGGLMTTEPIVLRPDATVADALARVRNPDLSPALAAQVYVCRPPDETPTGKYLGTVHFQRLLREPPYTLVSAVVDDDLQALAPDAALPVVAGFFATYDMVAAPVVDEAGSLLGAVTVDDVLDHMLPEDWRETEFHLDEEVAPHGS, from the coding sequence ATGGCAGCTGGCGCACCCCGGATCTTCGTCTCGCACCTCGCCGCCGTCGCCGTCTTCGACCCGAACGGCGACCAGGTGGGCCGCGTGCGCGATCTGGTCGTCATGCTGCGCGTCGGGCGGCGGCCGCCGAGAATTCTCGGACTGGTCGTCGAACTCTCCACCCGGCGCCGTATCTTCCTGCCCATGACCCGGGTGACCAGCATCGAGTCCGGACAGGTCATCACCACCGGCGTCCTCAACGTCCGCCGCTTCGAGCAGCGCCCCACCGAACGCCTCGTCTTCGGAGAGCTGCTGGACCGGCGCGTCATCCTCGTCGAGACCGGCGAGGAGGTCACCGTGCTCGACGTTTCGGTGCAGCAACTGCCCGCCCGCCGGGACTGGGAGATCGACCGGGTGTTCGTGCGGAAGGGGAAGAAGGGCGGCGCGTTCCGCCGCAGCAAGGGCGAGACCCTGACCGTCGAGTGGTCCGCCGTGACCGGCTTCTCCCTGGAGGAGCACGGACAGGGCGCCGAGAGCCTGCTGGCCACCTTCGAACAGCTGCGTCCCGCCGACCTGGCGAACGTCCTGCACCACCTCTCCGCCAAGCGCCGCGCCGAGGTCGCCGCCGCCCTCGACGACGAACGCCTCGCCGACGTACTGGAGGAGCTCCCGGAGGACGACCAGATCGAGATCCTCGGCAAGCTGCAGGAGGAACGTGCCGCCGACGTCCTGGAGGCCATGGACCCGGACGACGCGGCCGACCTGCTCTCCGAACTCCCCGAGGCCGACAAGGAGCGGCTGCTGAGCCTGATGCAGCCGGCCGACGCGGCCGACATGCGGCGCCTGATGTCGTACGAGGAGCACACCGCCGGCGGTCTGATGACAACCGAGCCGATCGTGCTCCGGCCCGACGCGACCGTCGCCGACGCCCTCGCCCGTGTCCGCAACCCCGATCTGTCCCCCGCCCTCGCCGCCCAGGTCTACGTCTGCCGCCCGCCCGACGAGACCCCCACCGGCAAGTACCTCGGCACGGTGCATTTCCAGCGCCTGCTGCGCGAACCGCCGTACACGCTGGTCAGCGCGGTCGTCGACGACGACCTGCAGGCCCTCGCCCCGGACGCGGCGCTGCCCGTCGTCGCCGGGTTCTTCGCGACGTACGACATGGTCGCGGCGCCCGTCGTCGACGAGGCGGGGTCGCTGCTGGGCGCGGTGACGGTGGACGACGTGCTCGACCACATGCTTCCGGAGGACTGGCGGGAGACGGAGTTCCACCTGGACGAGGAGGTGGCTCCCCATGGCTCCTGA
- a CDS encoding NYN domain-containing protein, whose amino-acid sequence MEAMNDDLAALSARIDRTNELLQRMLAEVAKTPSTHAIFVDAGYLYAAAGRLIAGTEDRRAFDLDAEGLIEALIDKARTIFADSRLLRVYWYDGARRRIHTAEQQSIAELPDVKVRLGNLNANNQQKGVDSLIRSDLESLARHRAISDAALLGGDEDLVSAVEAAQGYGARVHLWGIEAPEGRNQAEPLLWEVDSQRTLDLEFFKPYVSRRTAPAYEVSASARPAREDVRFVGAQIAAKWLAARGREALVELLPGHPYLPGSVDQDLLVEAEGMLQYSLRGQADLRRALRDGFWEHLQTQY is encoded by the coding sequence ATGGAGGCGATGAACGACGACCTCGCGGCCCTGAGCGCCCGCATCGACCGCACGAACGAGCTGCTGCAACGCATGCTCGCCGAGGTGGCCAAGACACCCTCGACTCACGCGATCTTCGTCGACGCCGGGTATCTGTACGCGGCCGCGGGACGCCTGATCGCCGGCACCGAGGACCGCCGTGCCTTCGACCTGGACGCCGAGGGCCTGATCGAGGCGCTCATCGACAAGGCCCGCACGATCTTCGCGGACAGCCGGCTGCTGCGGGTCTACTGGTACGACGGCGCGAGACGCCGCATCCACACCGCCGAGCAGCAGTCCATCGCCGAACTGCCGGACGTGAAGGTCCGCCTGGGCAATCTGAACGCCAACAACCAGCAGAAGGGCGTCGACTCCCTCATCCGGTCCGACCTGGAGTCCCTGGCCAGACACCGGGCGATCAGCGACGCGGCGCTGCTGGGCGGCGACGAGGACCTGGTGTCGGCGGTCGAGGCGGCACAGGGGTACGGGGCCCGGGTGCACCTGTGGGGCATCGAGGCCCCCGAGGGCCGCAACCAGGCGGAGCCGCTGCTGTGGGAGGTGGACAGCCAGCGCACCCTCGACCTCGAGTTCTTCAAGCCGTACGTGTCACGGCGCACCGCTCCGGCCTACGAGGTGTCGGCGTCGGCCCGGCCCGCACGTGAGGACGTGCGTTTCGTCGGCGCCCAGATCGCCGCGAAGTGGCTTGCGGCGAGGGGCCGGGAGGCGCTGGTGGAGCTGCTGCCGGGCCACCCCTACCTGCCCGGCTCCGTCGACCAGGACCTGCTGGTGGAGGCGGAGGGCATGCTGCAGTACTCCCTGCGCGGCCAGGCGGACCTGAGACGGGCGCTGCGGGACGGCTTCTGGGAGCACTTGCAGACGCAGTACTAG
- a CDS encoding ferritin-like fold-containing protein: MRFMTTSDKPENASDAAPEPAEHSGVAAQDWAKASADPQYRAAVVDLLGALAYGELAAFERLAEDAKLAPTLEDKAELAKMASAEFHHFERLRDRLTEIGEEPTRAMEPFVAALDGFHKQTAPSDWLEGLVKAYVGDSIASDFYREVAARLDSDTRALVLAVLDDTGHAGFAVDRVRAAIDADPRVGGRLALWARRLMGEALSQSQRVVADRDALSTMLVGGVADGFDLAEVGKMFSRITEAHTKRMAALGLAA, translated from the coding sequence GTGCGCTTCATGACGACCTCTGACAAGCCTGAGAACGCCTCCGACGCAGCCCCCGAACCCGCCGAACACTCAGGAGTCGCCGCCCAGGACTGGGCGAAGGCCTCCGCCGATCCGCAGTACCGGGCCGCGGTCGTCGACCTGCTCGGCGCGCTCGCGTACGGCGAGCTGGCGGCGTTCGAGCGGCTCGCGGAAGACGCCAAGCTGGCGCCGACGCTGGAGGACAAGGCGGAGCTGGCGAAGATGGCGTCGGCCGAGTTCCACCACTTCGAGCGGCTGCGTGACCGGCTCACGGAGATCGGTGAGGAGCCCACGCGCGCGATGGAGCCCTTCGTCGCCGCGCTCGACGGCTTCCACAAGCAGACGGCGCCCTCGGACTGGCTGGAGGGACTCGTCAAGGCGTACGTCGGCGACTCCATCGCCAGCGACTTCTACCGCGAGGTCGCGGCCCGTCTCGACTCCGACACCCGCGCCCTCGTGCTGGCCGTCCTCGACGACACCGGGCACGCCGGTTTCGCCGTCGACCGGGTGCGTGCCGCGATCGACGCCGACCCGCGCGTGGGCGGGCGGCTCGCGCTGTGGGCACGGCGGCTGATGGGCGAGGCCCTGTCGCAGTCCCAGCGGGTCGTCGCGGACCGGGACGCGCTCTCCACCATGCTCGTGGGCGGCGTCGCGGACGGCTTCGACCTCGCCGAGGTCGGCAAGATGTTCTCCCGCATCACCGAGGCGCACACGAAGCGGATGGCGGCGCTGGGGCTGGCGGCCTAG
- a CDS encoding DUF6758 family protein yields the protein MRGEPSCPKCGGRVRAPGLFADSWQCDVHGTVYPVQPVIPPSVDALNVVVHRTQVPVWMPWPLPIGWLFTGVACAGDDRSGGRASAVACSGPGPLGGMGELILVAEELGVGLGARYAGIDGPDPGPYMNVEKPPQAKVLAAGRPTPLWHVFRTPDDRAVFAGEALGMWLWAVIWPEQSGLLMYDELVLTDLRDAGAEVELVPCGALSPRLLKP from the coding sequence ATGAGGGGCGAACCCAGTTGCCCGAAGTGTGGTGGCCGGGTCAGGGCTCCCGGACTCTTCGCCGATTCCTGGCAGTGCGATGTGCACGGGACCGTGTATCCGGTGCAGCCCGTGATCCCGCCCAGCGTAGATGCCCTCAACGTCGTGGTGCATCGCACGCAGGTGCCCGTGTGGATGCCGTGGCCCCTGCCGATCGGCTGGCTGTTCACGGGCGTGGCCTGTGCCGGTGACGACCGCAGCGGCGGTCGCGCCTCCGCGGTGGCCTGTTCGGGGCCCGGCCCGCTCGGCGGGATGGGCGAGCTGATCCTGGTGGCCGAGGAGTTGGGCGTCGGCCTCGGCGCGCGGTACGCGGGCATCGACGGCCCCGACCCGGGGCCGTACATGAACGTCGAGAAGCCGCCCCAGGCCAAGGTTCTGGCCGCCGGCCGCCCGACTCCGCTCTGGCATGTCTTCCGTACACCGGACGACCGTGCCGTGTTCGCGGGCGAGGCGCTCGGGATGTGGCTGTGGGCGGTCATCTGGCCCGAACAGTCGGGTCTGTTGATGTACGACGAGCTCGTACTGACCGATTTGCGGGACGCGGGCGCCGAGGTGGAGCTGGTGCCGTGCGGGGCGCTGTCGCCACGGCTGCTGAAACCGTAG
- a CDS encoding magnesium and cobalt transport protein CorA: MSMIRDLRAVVRPSRPSLRKSGLRMDTGAYDTTRDPGTPSAVVDCAVYRDGARVHTDKPLSPHEAMRHVRRDGGFVWIGLHEPTEAEFAGIASEFGLHPLAVEDAVQAHQRPKLERYDDSLFTVFKTIHYVEHDRLTANSEVVETGEVMCFTGRDFFITVRHGGQGSLRALRHRLQDDPELLAKGPSAVLHAIADHVVDGYIAVADAVQDDIDEVETEVFSPGRKGTPRGTDAGRIYQLKREVLEFKRAVSPLLRPMQLLSERPMRLVDPDIQKYFRDVADHLARVQEQVIGFDELLNSILQANLAQASVAQNEDMRKITSWAAIIAVPTMVCGVYGMNFEHMPELHWRYGYPVITMITGVICLGIHRTLKRNGWL; this comes from the coding sequence ATGTCGATGATCCGCGACCTGCGCGCCGTCGTCCGCCCGTCCCGTCCCTCGCTGCGCAAGAGCGGTCTGCGCATGGACACCGGCGCGTACGACACCACCCGCGACCCGGGGACGCCGTCGGCCGTCGTCGACTGCGCCGTGTACCGCGACGGCGCCCGCGTCCACACCGACAAGCCGCTGAGCCCGCACGAGGCGATGCGCCACGTGCGGCGCGACGGCGGGTTCGTGTGGATCGGCCTGCACGAGCCGACCGAGGCCGAATTCGCCGGTATCGCCAGCGAGTTCGGGCTGCACCCGCTGGCCGTGGAGGACGCGGTGCAGGCGCACCAGCGCCCGAAGCTGGAGCGCTACGACGACTCCCTCTTCACCGTCTTCAAGACCATCCACTACGTCGAGCACGACCGCCTCACCGCCAACAGCGAGGTCGTCGAGACCGGCGAGGTCATGTGCTTCACCGGGCGGGACTTCTTCATCACCGTCCGGCACGGCGGGCAGGGTTCCCTGCGGGCCCTCAGGCACCGGCTGCAGGACGACCCCGAGCTGCTCGCCAAGGGCCCCTCGGCCGTGCTGCACGCGATCGCCGACCACGTGGTCGACGGCTACATCGCGGTCGCGGACGCGGTGCAGGACGACATCGACGAGGTGGAGACGGAGGTGTTCTCGCCGGGCCGCAAGGGCACGCCGCGCGGCACGGACGCGGGCCGTATCTACCAACTCAAGCGCGAGGTGCTGGAGTTCAAGCGGGCCGTCTCTCCGCTGCTGCGCCCCATGCAGCTGCTGAGCGAGCGTCCGATGCGGCTGGTCGACCCCGACATCCAGAAGTACTTCCGGGACGTCGCCGACCACCTCGCCCGCGTCCAGGAACAGGTCATCGGCTTCGACGAGCTGCTCAACTCGATCCTCCAGGCCAACCTCGCGCAGGCGTCCGTGGCGCAGAACGAGGACATGCGGAAGATCACGTCATGGGCCGCGATCATCGCCGTACCGACGATGGTGTGCGGTGTGTACGGCATGAACTTCGAGCACATGCCGGAGCTGCACTGGCGGTACGGGTACCCGGTGATCACGATGATCACCGGGGTCATCTGCCTGGGCATCCACCGCACGCTGAAGCGCAACGGCTGGCTGTGA
- a CDS encoding suppressor of fused domain protein, with translation MADVLPLVEARLRTALGEPDARAAVTFLGTDRIEVLRFQEGDVVRYATLGMSAQPMTDPTAMLADPVQGPRAELVLSVRAGLADTDKVLRPLAVLAASPQVEGVVVAPGASLDVGDPLWPGAPFTSVLVAEPGGLVEDLELDAPLDPVRFLPLLPMTANEAAWKRVHGAQALQERWLTNGTDLRDPSRTSVPLE, from the coding sequence ATGGCTGATGTTCTTCCTTTGGTGGAGGCCCGTTTGCGCACCGCGCTGGGCGAACCGGACGCCCGGGCCGCGGTCACCTTCCTCGGCACGGACCGCATCGAGGTGCTCCGGTTCCAGGAGGGGGACGTCGTCCGCTACGCCACGCTCGGCATGTCCGCCCAGCCCATGACGGACCCCACGGCGATGCTCGCGGATCCGGTCCAGGGCCCGCGCGCCGAACTGGTCCTGTCCGTCCGCGCAGGCCTCGCCGACACCGACAAGGTGCTCCGCCCGCTCGCCGTACTCGCCGCGTCTCCGCAGGTCGAAGGCGTGGTCGTGGCGCCGGGTGCCTCGCTCGACGTGGGGGATCCGCTGTGGCCCGGAGCCCCCTTCACCTCCGTCCTGGTCGCCGAGCCGGGCGGTCTGGTCGAGGACCTGGAACTCGACGCGCCCCTCGACCCCGTACGGTTCCTGCCGCTGCTCCCCATGACCGCGAACGAGGCCGCCTGGAAGCGCGTGCACGGCGCCCAGGCGCTCCAGGAGCGGTGGCTGACGAACGGCACGGACCTTCGCGATCCGTCCCGCACGTCCGTCCCGCTGGAGTGA
- a CDS encoding alpha/beta fold hydrolase: MTTPTPSVPPTPPPGARAYALRTARGEFAVVDTPAAPDVAPRGVAMLLPGFTGSKEDFHLLHEPLAARGYRTIAVDGRGQYESDGPADDESVYSQGELALDVLAQAAALDTPVHLVGHSLGGQIARAAVLLDHSPFRSLTLLASGPAQISDSQRQRVKLLHDALAVMTMPEVWEAILAMGPPEEVGGPARGFGTLEQLRHRWLGHKPAQLIATGRQLCIEPNRVAELAAVALPFHVLSGARDDTWPVTVLDDMAVRLRAHRTVVPGAEHSPNLDQPLPTAHALAHYWDRLHEDGQKRNGPEDTRQYTV, encoded by the coding sequence GTGACCACGCCCACCCCCTCCGTGCCGCCCACTCCGCCCCCCGGCGCTCGCGCCTACGCTCTGCGCACCGCCCGCGGTGAGTTCGCCGTCGTCGACACGCCCGCGGCCCCCGATGTCGCGCCGAGGGGCGTCGCGATGCTGCTGCCGGGGTTCACCGGCAGCAAGGAGGACTTCCATCTGCTGCACGAGCCACTGGCCGCGCGCGGATACCGGACCATCGCCGTGGACGGGCGGGGCCAGTACGAGTCGGACGGCCCCGCTGACGACGAATCTGTGTACTCGCAGGGCGAGTTGGCGCTGGACGTCCTCGCGCAGGCGGCCGCCCTCGACACGCCCGTGCACCTCGTCGGGCACTCCCTCGGCGGCCAGATCGCCCGCGCCGCCGTCCTCCTCGACCACTCCCCCTTCCGCTCGCTGACCCTCCTCGCCTCGGGCCCCGCCCAGATCTCCGACTCCCAGCGGCAGCGCGTGAAACTGCTGCACGACGCGCTCGCGGTGATGACGATGCCCGAGGTGTGGGAGGCCATCCTGGCCATGGGCCCGCCCGAGGAAGTGGGCGGCCCCGCCCGCGGCTTCGGCACCCTGGAACAGCTGCGCCACCGCTGGCTGGGCCACAAGCCCGCCCAACTCATCGCCACGGGCCGCCAGTTGTGCATCGAGCCGAACCGTGTCGCCGAACTCGCCGCCGTGGCACTCCCGTTCCACGTCCTGTCGGGCGCCCGCGACGACACCTGGCCGGTGACCGTCCTCGACGACATGGCCGTACGACTGCGCGCGCACCGGACGGTCGTCCCCGGCGCCGAGCACTCGCCGAACCTGGACCAGCCCCTCCCCACGGCCCACGCCCTCGCCCACTACTGGGACAGGCTCCACGAAGACGGCCAGAAGAGGAACGGCCCGGAAGACACCCGGCAGTACACCGTCTAG